One segment of Amycolatopsis alba DSM 44262 DNA contains the following:
- a CDS encoding DUF4360 domain-containing protein produces MLNVLVAAVTLLSSVVTPSGWVPPPLPSDKIVIDVVTIIGTGCRPGTAAISVSPDNTAFTVTYSEYTAQVGLGAKPTDLRKNCQLNLYVHVPQGFTYGIAGTDYRGFASLAAGATGLERANYYFQGNSPTANVNHTLKGPLEDNWQFTDNIEVGAIVYKPCGEDRNFNINTELRAAVGTSDPKKTTSFVTMDSTDGSIKTTYHFSWKTCPKPKN; encoded by the coding sequence ATGCTCAACGTGCTGGTTGCCGCCGTGACGCTGCTCTCCTCGGTCGTCACGCCGAGCGGCTGGGTGCCGCCGCCCCTGCCGTCCGACAAGATCGTCATCGACGTCGTCACGATCATCGGAACCGGATGCAGACCGGGTACCGCGGCTATTTCCGTATCACCGGACAACACCGCGTTCACGGTCACCTACAGCGAATACACCGCCCAGGTCGGACTCGGTGCCAAGCCGACCGATCTGCGCAAGAACTGCCAGCTCAACCTCTATGTCCACGTACCGCAGGGATTCACCTACGGTATCGCGGGCACCGATTACCGTGGATTCGCTTCCCTGGCCGCGGGGGCCACCGGCCTGGAACGAGCGAACTACTACTTCCAGGGCAATTCCCCGACAGCCAACGTGAACCACACCCTCAAGGGCCCGTTGGAGGACAACTGGCAGTTCACCGACAACATCGAAGTCGGGGCCATCGTCTACAAACCCTGCGGCGAGGACCGCAACTTCAACATCAACACGGAATTGCGGGCCGCGGTCGGCACTTCCGATCCGAAGAAGACCACCAGCTTCGTCACCATGGACTCGACCGACGGCTCCATCAAGACCACCTACCACTTCTCGTGGAAGACCTGCCCCAAACCGAAGAACTGA
- a CDS encoding DUF4360 domain-containing protein: MLNAVVAAVSLFSTILTPNSWAPPGPPPDRVVIDVVTVNGSGCPPGSSAVAVARDNSAFTVTYSEYTAQVGVGAKPTDFRKNCQLNLNIHVPQGFTYGIASADYRGFAALEPGAKGLQRANYYFQGNSPTAQVSHPINGPLSDNWQFRDEAEGGVIIYKPCGEDRNLNVNTELRVAAGSSDPRKTTSFITMDSTDGAFHTTYHFSWKVCPGS, encoded by the coding sequence ATGCTCAATGCAGTGGTTGCCGCCGTATCACTTTTCTCGACGATATTAACACCGAATAGCTGGGCGCCGCCGGGACCGCCGCCCGACCGGGTTGTCATCGACGTGGTCACGGTCAACGGCTCCGGTTGCCCGCCGGGTTCGTCCGCGGTCGCCGTCGCCAGGGACAACAGTGCCTTCACCGTGACCTACAGCGAATACACCGCGCAGGTCGGGGTCGGCGCGAAGCCCACCGACTTCCGGAAGAACTGCCAGCTGAATCTCAACATCCACGTGCCGCAGGGATTCACCTACGGTATCGCCAGCGCGGATTACCGCGGTTTCGCGGCGCTCGAGCCGGGCGCAAAGGGTTTGCAGCGGGCGAATTACTATTTCCAGGGCAATTCGCCGACCGCGCAGGTGAGCCACCCCATCAACGGGCCGTTGTCGGACAACTGGCAATTCCGCGACGAGGCCGAGGGCGGAGTCATCATCTACAAGCCCTGCGGCGAGGACCGGAATCTCAACGTGAACACGGAACTGAGGGTCGCGGCGGGTTCGTCGGATCCGAGGAAGACCACCAGTTTCATCACGATGGATTCCACCGACGGTGCGTTCCACACCACCTATCACTTCTCGTGGAAGGTCTGTCCGGGCTCCTGA
- a CDS encoding LLM class F420-dependent oxidoreductase — translation MRISVSVTDFSWPGGQAALVDNLAEVARVADTTGLDTLWVADHLLQTAPGSDPDSEMLEAYTTLGFLASETSRIKLGTMVSAATFRAPALLVKAVTTLDVLSRGRAWLGIGAGYQEDEARAMGLSLPPVAERFERLEETLRIARRMWDGNSSAFTGRHYRLERPVNNPLPVRRPRVLIGGTGPKRTLRLVAEYADACNLFDVPDGGKTVRGHLDVLARHCADVGRPVEEIEKTIATRLAPGESSKDLAGRCAEFASWGLDHVVVITAGPWRPEAVAVLGEAVGLIAA, via the coding sequence ATGCGAATCAGTGTCAGTGTCACCGACTTCTCCTGGCCCGGCGGGCAGGCCGCGCTGGTCGACAACCTCGCCGAGGTCGCCCGCGTGGCCGACACGACCGGCCTCGACACCCTGTGGGTGGCCGACCATCTCCTGCAGACCGCGCCGGGCAGCGATCCGGACTCGGAAATGCTGGAGGCGTACACCACCCTGGGCTTCCTCGCCTCGGAGACGTCCCGGATCAAACTCGGCACGATGGTCAGCGCCGCCACCTTCCGGGCGCCCGCCCTGCTGGTGAAGGCCGTCACCACGCTGGACGTCCTTTCGCGGGGCCGGGCCTGGCTGGGGATCGGCGCGGGATATCAGGAGGACGAGGCACGCGCGATGGGACTGTCGCTCCCGCCGGTCGCCGAACGGTTCGAGCGGCTGGAGGAGACCCTGCGGATCGCGCGCCGGATGTGGGACGGCAACAGCTCCGCGTTCACCGGTCGGCATTACCGGCTGGAACGGCCGGTCAACAACCCGCTGCCGGTCCGGCGGCCACGGGTGCTCATCGGCGGCACCGGGCCGAAGCGGACGCTGCGGCTGGTCGCCGAGTACGCCGACGCGTGCAACCTCTTCGACGTTCCCGACGGCGGCAAGACCGTCCGCGGGCATCTGGACGTCCTCGCCCGGCACTGCGCCGACGTCGGACGGCCGGTCGAGGAGATCGAGAAGACCATCGCGACCCGGCTGGCGCCAGGGGAGTCCTCAAAGGACTTAGCGGGCCGGTGCGCCGAGTTCGCGTCGTGGGGGCTCGACCACGTGGTGGTGATCACCGCCGGGCCATGGCGGCCGGAGGCGGTGGCGGTGCTCGGCGAGGCCGTGGGGCTGATCGCCGCCTGA